A single region of the Desulfovibrio sp. ZJ209 genome encodes:
- a CDS encoding metal ABC transporter substrate-binding protein has product MKRRHFFPLWSALCALICLLTLAPCQGARAAEAAPASAGEFRVLATTFPVWLFTRNVCHEVNGVRVELFVPAQTGCPHEFTPSPADLRKLAAARAIVINGLGLEAFLSQPLRALDKEHAVIDASRGADPLPAPAEAGHGHDDGHDHAHDHGSPGVNPHIFAGPAQAALMARAIGEGLARLDPPHAEAYRANAAAFAGRLEAVAGTLAAIGKAAPRKGIVLQHDDLAYLAHEAGLETLAVLRAGDEGSALSASQLHGLTRRLKAEAPVLIAGEPPAPDRAVELLSAESGVPFALLDPVASGPADAPLDYYERAMRANAGTLRRYFDVP; this is encoded by the coding sequence ATGAAGCGCCGCCATTTTTTCCCCCTCTGGAGCGCGCTCTGCGCGCTGATTTGCCTGCTCACGCTCGCGCCCTGCCAGGGAGCCCGCGCGGCGGAGGCGGCTCCCGCGTCCGCTGGCGAATTTCGCGTGCTCGCCACCACCTTCCCGGTGTGGCTCTTCACGCGCAATGTCTGCCACGAGGTAAACGGCGTGCGCGTGGAGCTGTTCGTGCCCGCGCAGACGGGCTGCCCGCACGAGTTCACGCCGAGCCCGGCCGATCTGCGCAAGCTGGCCGCAGCCCGGGCCATCGTCATCAACGGCCTCGGGCTCGAGGCATTTCTCAGCCAGCCGCTGCGCGCGCTGGACAAGGAACATGCGGTCATCGACGCGAGCCGCGGCGCCGACCCGCTGCCCGCCCCCGCAGAGGCCGGCCACGGGCATGATGACGGCCATGACCACGCGCATGACCACGGCTCGCCCGGGGTCAATCCGCACATCTTCGCCGGGCCGGCGCAGGCCGCGCTCATGGCGCGCGCCATCGGCGAAGGCCTCGCCCGGCTGGACCCGCCCCACGCCGAAGCCTACCGCGCCAATGCCGCCGCCTTCGCCGGCAGGCTCGAGGCCGTGGCCGGCACGCTCGCGGCCATCGGCAAGGCCGCGCCGCGCAAGGGCATCGTGCTCCAGCATGACGACCTCGCCTACCTCGCCCACGAAGCCGGCCTCGAAACCCTGGCCGTGCTTAGGGCGGGCGATGAGGGCTCGGCGCTTTCCGCCTCGCAGCTCCATGGCCTGACCCGGCGCCTGAAGGCCGAGGCGCCCGTGCTCATCGCCGGGGAGCCGCCGGCCCCCGACCGCGCGGTGGAACTGCTCTCGGCCGAGAGCGGCGTGCCCTTCGCCCTGCTCGATCCCGTGGCCTCGGGCCCGGCGGACGC
- a CDS encoding lysophospholipid acyltransferase family protein produces MTHAPEAAAPGEAPAFPVAPAPFPPFTEGVIPNKYGSGDTYRGPRVTPGLVTRMAPFPSFYSRLFLGPVAWLSRRAAQGRCDDAAWAYSSDWVTDLMERMGCPVDIDGMDAISATEEPCIFVANHMSTLETFMLPGIIRPRRPVTFVVKESLVTMPFFGPIMRSRDPIVVGRTNPREDLAAVLDGGAERLGRGISLVIFPQSTRSLTFDERHFNSIAVKLARKTGAPLVPLALKTDAWGQGKKIKELGPVKPGMPIRYRFGAPLRVSGNGKEEHAAICAFIAAALGEWQAKDGINA; encoded by the coding sequence ATGACGCACGCTCCCGAGGCGGCCGCGCCCGGGGAGGCCCCGGCCTTTCCCGTGGCGCCCGCGCCCTTCCCGCCCTTTACCGAGGGCGTCATCCCCAACAAGTACGGCTCGGGCGACACGTACCGCGGCCCGCGCGTGACGCCGGGCCTTGTCACGCGCATGGCGCCCTTCCCCTCCTTTTACAGCCGGCTCTTCCTCGGGCCGGTGGCCTGGCTCTCGCGCAGGGCGGCGCAGGGACGGTGCGACGACGCGGCCTGGGCCTATTCGAGCGACTGGGTCACGGACCTCATGGAGCGCATGGGCTGCCCGGTGGACATCGACGGCATGGACGCCATCAGCGCCACGGAGGAGCCCTGCATCTTCGTGGCCAACCACATGAGCACGCTCGAGACCTTCATGCTGCCCGGCATCATCCGGCCCCGCCGCCCCGTGACCTTCGTGGTCAAGGAGAGCCTAGTCACCATGCCCTTTTTCGGGCCCATCATGCGCTCCCGCGACCCCATCGTGGTGGGCCGCACCAACCCGCGCGAAGACCTCGCGGCCGTGCTGGACGGCGGCGCGGAACGGCTCGGCCGGGGCATCTCGCTGGTCATCTTTCCGCAGAGCACGCGCTCGCTCACCTTTGACGAGCGGCACTTCAACAGCATCGCGGTCAAGCTCGCCCGCAAGACCGGCGCCCCGCTGGTGCCGCTGGCCCTCAAGACCGACGCCTGGGGCCAGGGCAAAAAAATCAAGGAGCTCGGCCCCGTGAAGCCCGGCATGCCCATCCGCTACCGCTTCGGCGCGCCCCTGCGCGTTTCCGGCAACGGCAAGGAGGAGCATGCCGCCATCTGCGCCTTCATCGCCGCCGCCCTCGGGGAGTGGCAGGCAAAGGACGGGATCAACGCATGA